Part of the Candidatus Saccharibacteria bacterium genome, CACTGCACCTACCGCCAAAGCAATAAACAACTGCTTTTTACTCAGTAGCTTAAGCGCCAGTAGCCCACACGCTAGCGCCAGTCCAAGTGCAGCGCTGCGTGAATATGTAAAATACATACTAATAAGCCCCGCAATTAGTATCCACATCTTCTTTTTAGTAAAAGAATCTTTGGCGAAATAGTTCGCTATCGTCAGGGTAAGAAAAATAACTAAAAAGGCGCCAAGTTCATTCGGGCCTCTTGTAGTGGCACTATAGCGTGGCAAGCTCGGGTCATTATCCACGGTTTGATAGCTCAAGCCAGAGCTATATTCATAGCCTAAAAAGCTAAAAAAGTCGGGCGGCAACACTACCACCTGCACTAAAGTGAAAATAATCAGCCCCACGCCAATGTTTTGGAAAACATTTCTGAATTTTTTTCGCAGGTCTGGGTCGATATATAAAACTACTAATTGCAGTAGCCAAAACCACACCAAAAAGCGGGTATTAAACAGTAAACCAGCTGAGCGTGCGGCCATTGTACTGTCACTTAAAAATAAAAAATAAAAGATGTTTAAACCAACAAAACCAATAGACAATAAGTTGACTGGAAGTTTTAGTAGTTCCTGTAGTCGTCTTGAGTGATTCTTATAAGCAGCTACAAGGACACCTACAAACAACGCGTAAACAAAAACGTCTTTAGTGGCCCGAATTATCTCTTTGCCGCCAATCTGAGTGTCAATAAACTGCGAAACTGGAGCAATTACTGCAGTGGCCACCAATACAGCAAGTATCGTTTGGGTGCTAAATCGAGCAAATATATTCTTCATTTACTTTTAGTTTACCGCAGTAAAGCTTCAAAAAATTGGCAATTATGTCATATTCTTCGCCGTCTTGATAGAATTACAGCATGACAAACTCTAAAACCCGCTACGCACTTTTACTTATACTGTCGGATTTTTTAACTATCATTGCTGCTTTTGTGGTGGCTTATATTGCCCGGGTGAGTTTGGATTCTCGTCCATTAGTAGAACAAATTACCTCTGTTGAGTACTTGCGTATCTTTTTATTACTTCTGCCATTTTGGGTGTTAATTTTTGCCAGCCTCGGCTTGTATAACTCAAAAATTTACAGTAATCGCTTCAGCGAAGCTTGGCGTTTGCTGCTGGGTTCATTCTTGGGAATTTTATTTATTATTGGTTACGATTTTGTATCTGACACGCCAATCTTCCCAGCTCGGCTAGTTGCCGTATATGGATTCGTGCTCGGTGCTGGGTTGCTTGTACTCGAGCGCCAAATTGTCTGGCAAATAAAAAAATGGGGTTACCGGCACGGCCGTGGACTGGACCGAGTGATGTTAATCGGTAATGCTCCAGCCACCAAAGACCTCGCCAAATTGCTTGGCCATGCAGAAACATCTGGAGTTGATATAAAAGCCATCGTTGGTCAAAAAACTAATGTACCGCAGGGTTATAGTGGCCGGCACTTCTCTTCACTCACCGACGCGCTGGAAGCCATTGAAACACTTAATATTACTACTGTTATCCAAACTCAGTTGTATGAGTCTGAGCATAAAAATCACGCCATACAACAAGCAGCGCTAAATAACCACGTCGAGTACAAACTTATGTTAGCCGAAGCTGACTTTTATAGTGGCGCTGTTGATGTTGAGCTTTTTCATTACTTTCCGGTCATTGCCGTACATCCAACGCCGCTGTTGGGCTGGGGGCGGATCGTAAAGCGCGGGTTTGATACCGCTCTGGCTATTGTGCTTATTGTGCTTACGGCGCCGATAATGCTTGCAACTGCTCTAGCCTTGGCAGTGTTCGACAATGGCCCGATCATTTTCAAGCAAAAACGGGTTACCCGCGGAGGGCGTGAATACAACGTCTATAAGTTTCGTAGTTTTTTGGCTAAATATAACGGCCGCGACAACAAAGAAACGTTCGAGGAACTTGGGCGCATGGATCTGTACGAAGAATTCGTCAAAAACCGCGGCCAGCTACCTAACGACCCGCGAGTCGGCAGCATTGGCCGCTTTATTCGCGGATGGAGCATCGATGAGCTTCCTCAGCTATTCAACGTTATAAAGGGCGACATTAGTTTGGTGGGTCCACGTACAATCAGCCGAGCAGACGCAGAGCAGTCTTTCCGTGACAAAACACCACTAATTTTAAGTGTTAAAACCGGCATTACTGGCTTAGCACAAGTCTCTGGCCGCACCTTTATTCCAGTGGAAGAACGGGTAAAGCTTGATTTGTTCTACGTACAAAACTGGAGCTTATGGCTGGATATTAAGATTTTATTTAAAACAATATGGGTCGTTCTCAAGCGGGAAGATGCTGTCTGACATCAATGGATGGAAGAAAGAATAAGGAAGAAAGAATATAGATTTGGCAGATATAAAGAACTTTGAAGACCTGAATATATGGCAAAACGCCCAAGATTTAGCAGTTTCAGTTTATAAAGTTACACAAACGTTTCCATCATCAGAAATCTACGGAATAACTAATCAGATTCGTCGTAGTTCCGCTTCAATTTCTGCCAACATAGCCGAGGGTTTTGGCCGAAAAACAAACAAAGATAAGTTGCATTTTTATGTCGTTGCCTATGGATCGCTCCTGGAGACCAAGAATTTTGTGTACTTAGCGAAAAAACTCAACTTCATAAACGAAGAGTCAGTTACAGATCTTCTTGATACTATATTAGTGTTGCAGAAACAAATGAATGTATTTATGAGACCACTAAAATGACCTTATCTAGCTTTTTTTATGACGCATCGTTTCCCCTCTATCTGCTATCGTTTAGATTCCAGCTATCCGACACTCCATCTTCCATCTGCCATCTTTCATCTATCCTCTTTCATGAGGTTGACTCATGAAAGTAGCGATCGTCCAAGACTGGATAAGTTCTTCTGCGAGTGGTGCCGAGCGAGTGGTGTTGGAGTTGCATAAAATATTTCCCGACGCACCAATCTACACCTCTACCTACGACCACAAACCAGGCAGTAAATTTGAAACTGCCGATGTCCGCACCACATTCCTGCAAAGCATTCCTGGGGCAAAGTCTAAACATCAATTGTTTCCGTTGTTGCGCCGCCGAGCTTTTGGAGGTCTAGATTTAACCGACTACGATGTAGTTATTTCTTCCTCAGGTGCAGAGGCTAAAGCTGTAAAAACTCGACCAGACGCACTCCACATTTGCTATTGTCACGCTCCAACTCACTATTACTGGTCTCGCTACGAGGAATATTTAAAGCGTCGGGCTATTGGCTTTATTGATCCCTTTGCAAAAGCCTACTTACGTACAACAATTAAAGGCAGTCGCCGTTGGGATTACCTTGCCGCCCAAAACCCCGACATTATGTTGGCGAATTCTACGCACATTGCCAGAGAAATAAAAAAGTACTACGACCGTCCGTCCGAAGTAGTGTTTCCGCCCATAGACATCGAACGATTTAATTTAAGCACTGCCAAGCGCAGTGGCTTTGTAGTTGTGGGGCGACAGGTTCATTACAAACGCTTTGATCTGGCTATTACGGCTGCTAACAAAACTAACAAAAGCTTGTTAGTTGTTGGGCGTGGACCGATGCACCAACAACTCCGTGCAATCGCTGGGCCAACAGTAAAATTTATTACGGACGCGTCTGACGACGAGGTTGTCGACCGTATGAGCGGCGCCGAAGCCTTGCTGTTTCCAGGGCTTGATGACTTTGGCATCGTCCCTGTAGAGGCCATGGCTACCGGCACACCAGTTATTGCCTACAAAGGTGGTGGTGCGCTGGACTACATCAACGCCATAACTGGAAAGTTCTTTGACAAGCAAACACCAGACTCCTTAGCAGCTGTTATGCGTAATTTTGACACAAAAAACTACAAACCTGCCGACATTCGTAAACAGTCTCGTAAATTCTCATCTGAACTGTTCCAGTCTCGCATTCTCGACATCGTCAAAAAACACCAATAAATTTACCTTCTTCCTTCTTCCATCTATCTATCTTCTGCCTATCCATCTATCTATCTACTCTTTATCTTCTCCCACGCTAATTCGTGAAAGTAATATAAAATCATTTTGGCAAAAAACTCTATTCCACCAACCGTTAAGCCGGTACTAAGTTCGCCAGTTACAATCCAAGCAATAGTAAAAGTCGTTAAGCTGGCTACTATTCGCCAGCTTATTGTTTTTTCTACGATTATTTTTTGACTGATCATTCTATCCTTTTTGTGTAATTAAATCTGGAAATTGTATTGAAATTATGCTTAAATTAAAGCACGAAATCAAAAATAAAAAATATTATCTTAAGCGGACTAATCTACTAATGAAAACTAAACTAATTTTGACCAGTGCAATTTTGGCTGTTTTACTCACCACCACATACCTCTACTATTCTGCGCGAACTGATAATAAAAACGAATCTGAGGTTACTCAAACTGATCAAACCATCGATTACTCTCCGGCAACCGACGAAGACCAAGAGCAAGCAGACCGACTTAAGCAAGAGTTGATCGAAAATTCAGATTCAGAATCGAATACAGATGAAAAAACTAACCAAACTACTAACGAACCGTCAGAAGCAAAGGACGATATTAACGTAGTACTTACGTTCATAGAAGACCGAGGAAACAAAATCGTTGCCTCGGCATTTGCCCAGACAACAAAAAATGGCCAGTGTATTTTAGAAATAAGCAACGCATCACAAACCAGCCAATACACCGCCGACCCAATATTCAACGTTAATAAATATGACTGTCGTTTTGATTTTGAACAGCCGCAAATAAGTAACGGAATCTATAGCGCAGAGATTACTTACAAAACAAACACTTCAGAAAGCAGATCTAATTCACTCGAGTTCGAGGTTCAGTAATGTTTAAACCGATACTCTACACACTAGTCATAACATTAACTTCGCTTGTATTTTACGGGCAAGTAAATGCTGTAGACCCCAGTGACTTTGAGGCAGGGCGCATAATTGACGACGCAGTTTTTACCGACAAAACCGCCATGAACGTAAATGAAATCCAAGCTTTCTTAGACGCAAAAATGCCAAATTGTGATGTTAACGGAACTGGAACATCACCTTGGTATGCACCCGATTATGATGGCGACGGAAAACAAGAACGCTGGGAATATGGTCAGTATAAAGGCAACCCTACACCGTTCACCTGCCTAAAAGATTATGTCGAAAATCCAACGACACAAGTAAATAATTACGGTGGCGGTTCAGTTTCTGGCGGCAAAACAGCTGCAGAGATTATTTGGCAAGCTGCACAAGACCATGACATAAATCCACAGGTGCTACTAGTAACCTTGCAAAAAGAAAGTTCCTTGGTCACAGATGCATGGCCGTTTGAGCGCCAGTTCGACCGTGCCATGGGGTACGCGTGTCCGGACTCTGGCCCTAATAACTCCGCTAACTGCGACGAGAGCCACTATGGCTTTGCGAATCAAATAAATAAAGCTGCTTGGCAATTTAGACGCTACCTAACCTACCCGGACAATTACAATTTTGCAGTTGGTAATCGCTACATCCAGTACAACCCTAGCGCGTCCTGTGGCGGCTCGACTGTAAACATTCAAACAGCAGTCACAGCGGCTCTATATAATTACACTCCTTACCAGCCAAACCAAGCAGCCTTAAACAACTACCCTGGGACCGCTTCGTGTGGAGCCTATGGGAACAGAAATTTTTGGTTTACTTTCAATGAGTGGTTTGGCGGAACTAGACTTGATGACTATTCACTGACTGAAGTAAACATTACTCCGACCGTAGATATAGTTGAGGGAGGAGAAAGGGCTTTTGCAGTCAGGCTTAAAAATACAGGTGCATTCACTTTACACGAAGCTGGAACTAATGGCAGCGACGAGGTAAGGATTGTCACTAGCCCACTTGGGAGGAATAGTACTGTCTCAGGTAGCTATGAGTCAAAAACAAAGGCAACTTCAGTATTGCATTCAGTTTATGAGAGTGACGGGGTTACACTCTCTGAAGATCAAAACACTATTGAAACAAACGAAATAGGGCGATTTGTAGTTAGAATATCAATACCCGAGGACTTTGAACCTGGTGCTTTCACAGAAATCTTAGCCGCTAGACTCGATAACCGCATGAATATATCGGATCCATTTGAATTTAATATTAACATTCTAGAAAAAAAATATTCCGCGTCCTTCGGTGGTAGTAGTTTAAATCTGTCCGGCAAACCCGGCGAAACAGTCGCTGCTGCAGTACGATATAAAAACACTGGAAATACTACATGGTATGACTTCACATCACGTCCAGACAGCTCAACTCGTCCGTTTGTTTTAGCAACTGCTAAACCAACAAATAGGATAAGCCCCTTCAATGACAGCTTTGATGGCAGAGCAAGACCCTCATTAACTATTGACCAGGTATTTGAAGCAGACGGAATTACGCTGTCGCCAACTCAAAACGTAGTGAAGCCTGGTCAAATTGCAAGATTTAGATTCATCTTGAATATTCCCGAAAACATAAAACCTGGCATTTACGATGAGTGGGTTAAGCCATTATTTGAAGGAGCTAAATTTGAATTTAGTACCCCCAGCAACAGAATACGTATAAATGTACAAGAAAGCACCTACGCATATATCGAAGTTGCGCACACTCCTAGCGTAGAGTTAACGTCCGGCGAAACAGTCGCTGCTGCAGTACGATATAAAAACACTGGAAATACTACATGGTATGACTTCACATCACGTCCAGACAGCTCAACTCGTCCGTTTGTTTTAGCAACTGCTAAACCAACAAATAGGATAAGCCCCTTCAATGACAGCTTTGATGGCAGAGCAAGACCCTCATTAACTATTGACCAGGTATTTGAAGCAGACGGAATTACGCTGTCGCCAACTCAAAACGTAGTGAAGCCTGGTCAAATTGCAAGATTTAGATTTTTAATCACAGCACCTTCTGATATTAATCAAGGCACTTATTTTGAGTATTTTAGGCCACTTTTCGAGGGCGCAAATTTTGCTTACCCATACACCGATTTTAATCTCCGAATCAACATAGAGTAAAAATAACTAGTTCTTATTAATACTTATTTATGTGGAGTCGTGCTGTCATTAACTCCTTTAGCGGCTTTAAGATAAAAGCGGAAGCTTAAATACATAACTGTTCGCTCGAATTTTGATGTCACTACCGTCAAAGAGTTCGCTATTCATAATTAACTTCTGGAATCCAACATCATCGGTAAAATAGTCTTGGGTTAAGTAAAACCAAAATTGCCACATGAACATTATTACTACATTTAGCAGGAAGAAGCCCTTCACAGAAGAGAGTTACATAATCTTAATGGAGATACTTTGACTGCATCTGTTAACGCTACTGATCGGTTTTCTTCTGACCTCATTTTCATGAATCATTTATTTGCACCTCTTAGTGCAGCCTTCAACAGATCTACGTTTTTCTCCGCAAGAATCTGCAGCTCTTTTACTTTGGATGTTTCAGCAGCCTCTAGTCTGACAGCAGGATCAGAAAAAAGACTCAATTTTCTTTTTAAATCGTCTAACTGATTTAAGTCTACGTATTGTTTTTTAAGAACTTTATCGTCTGCCATGCAAAGTCTATATTGTTTACCACCTTTTGAACCTATGGGTAAAATAGGTTTCTTTGCAAGAATTGCTAAGATAATTGAATGAAAACGCACACCTATTACATAATCAACTTGTTTATACGCCCACCACAGTTTTGAAATATCTTTCGGGCTCTTATAGTTAATGACTGTAATTTTATGTTTTGATTTGAGTCTGTCGATATATCCTTTGTCGTCTCCCGAATGCTGCAAGAACCAGAAATCGTATTTATCGTTGTTTCTATTAATGAAATCATCAATAATTTTTTCGAAATTGCTTATAAACTTTTTAAAACTTTCGCCTTTTACTTTTTTTAAGTCAACTAATGAAAGTCCGATGATAGGTTTTCTCTTGCGATAAAGGTATTTTCTTGGGCTACTCCATTTTGGAAGCCAGTTATCTGCTAAAAAAGCAATATCTTGCGTTGTAACGGCGTTATTGATGCCTATTTCATTCAATAGCGCTTTATCTGATTCACTTCTAACACTAAGTACATCCAGCTTGGACAGATATTTCTTATATTGCTCTCTGCCATAGTCAGAAGCTATGCCCTGCACCCCCATTGAAATCGCTGCCTTTATTGTACGAGGTTCAGCAAATTTAAAATAATCCATATAGTTTTTTACATTTGCTTTATCGGTATCATAAATTAAACCTCCGCCCCCTAGAACAACAACAGTCTTATCCTTTAATAAATTTTGAGCTATAGGAGGGCTAGTAATTTCAATTTTTCCGATGGT contains:
- a CDS encoding sugar transferase, whose protein sequence is MTNSKTRYALLLILSDFLTIIAAFVVAYIARVSLDSRPLVEQITSVEYLRIFLLLLPFWVLIFASLGLYNSKIYSNRFSEAWRLLLGSFLGILFIIGYDFVSDTPIFPARLVAVYGFVLGAGLLVLERQIVWQIKKWGYRHGRGLDRVMLIGNAPATKDLAKLLGHAETSGVDIKAIVGQKTNVPQGYSGRHFSSLTDALEAIETLNITTVIQTQLYESEHKNHAIQQAALNNHVEYKLMLAEADFYSGAVDVELFHYFPVIAVHPTPLLGWGRIVKRGFDTALAIVLIVLTAPIMLATALALAVFDNGPIIFKQKRVTRGGREYNVYKFRSFLAKYNGRDNKETFEELGRMDLYEEFVKNRGQLPNDPRVGSIGRFIRGWSIDELPQLFNVIKGDISLVGPRTISRADAEQSFRDKTPLILSVKTGITGLAQVSGRTFIPVEERVKLDLFYVQNWSLWLDIKILFKTIWVVLKREDAV
- a CDS encoding four helix bundle protein, with the translated sequence MDLADIKNFEDLNIWQNAQDLAVSVYKVTQTFPSSEIYGITNQIRRSSASISANIAEGFGRKTNKDKLHFYVVAYGSLLETKNFVYLAKKLNFINEESVTDLLDTILVLQKQMNVFMRPLK
- a CDS encoding glycosyltransferase family 4 protein, which encodes MKVAIVQDWISSSASGAERVVLELHKIFPDAPIYTSTYDHKPGSKFETADVRTTFLQSIPGAKSKHQLFPLLRRRAFGGLDLTDYDVVISSSGAEAKAVKTRPDALHICYCHAPTHYYWSRYEEYLKRRAIGFIDPFAKAYLRTTIKGSRRWDYLAAQNPDIMLANSTHIAREIKKYYDRPSEVVFPPIDIERFNLSTAKRSGFVVVGRQVHYKRFDLAITAANKTNKSLLVVGRGPMHQQLRAIAGPTVKFITDASDDEVVDRMSGAEALLFPGLDDFGIVPVEAMATGTPVIAYKGGGALDYINAITGKFFDKQTPDSLAAVMRNFDTKNYKPADIRKQSRKFSSELFQSRILDIVKKHQ
- a CDS encoding DUF2061 domain-containing protein; the protein is MISQKIIVEKTISWRIVASLTTFTIAWIVTGELSTGLTVGGIEFFAKMILYYFHELAWEKIKSR
- a CDS encoding polysaccharide pyruvyl transferase family protein; amino-acid sequence: MLKKINVLVVSAYKYGNAGDDICALSTKYAISKAATTIGKIEITSPPIAQNLLKDKTVVVLGGGGLIYDTDKANVKNYMDYFKFAEPRTIKAAISMGVQGIASDYGREQYKKYLSKLDVLSVRSESDKALLNEIGINNAVTTQDIAFLADNWLPKWSSPRKYLYRKRKPIIGLSLVDLKKVKGESFKKFISNFEKIIDDFINRNNDKYDFWFLQHSGDDKGYIDRLKSKHKITVINYKSPKDISKLWWAYKQVDYVIGVRFHSIILAILAKKPILPIGSKGGKQYRLCMADDKVLKKQYVDLNQLDDLKRKLSLFSDPAVRLEAAETSKVKELQILAEKNVDLLKAALRGANK